The stretch of DNA AAACGCCATCCAACGGTTAAGAAAGTTGCCACGCATATTTCAGAAAAACTGCCACGTTACATGAGACGAAACTGCCATGCTACGCACAGTAATTGCCATGCTCTATATAAAGAATGTCACTCGTTCAAGATTTCAACCGTTTCAAGGGGTGAATGAAGCGAACGATGTTCCATGAGGATTCCCACGTTGTCACGCACTGAGATTCGTGCACGGGTTAGACACATCACAGAGCATTCGCTGCAAAAGCCGTTATGATCCTTGCATTCCCACCTTTGCTACATCCCTCTATAAATTCATCCCCATCTTTGTCGCACTCCTCTCTAAATTCTGAAATGAATCATAACATGGACGTGCTTTAGTTTTTTCTTAGGGGATTGGACGTGCTTTAGTGACAAGCATGTGATGCATGCATCTATTCATTTTTTAATAAAAAAATCCTAGGCATGTGAAACTAAGAATGATTGCttcatgtcaaatggctgatgaaTTGGTATAGACCTTGCCTAGACTTTGAAAGTAAGTTGATCAATGTGTGAACAAATTTTGTAGACTGAATTGTGGGACCCTCCTCATCAAGAGAAAAGAACCCTTCAAAAATAGGTGTATGCTGCTTGATATGGTGCGCACACGGTATTCTTTAGTAAAAGGCGAAAGAATAGTTCGCTTTATGCTCACCGCGCAGCTGCCTGGGCTCTACCACTGCGGCTGACACCCTATAAGTAGCGATCAGCTCGAGCTCAACTCCACTAAGCAAGCGAGGTGGGACAAATAACCAATGCTTCGTCCATCCAGTGTTTCCACCGCACGGCACATTCGTCTCTACGTCCGGCCCATCTACGCCCAACCCATTTCCACCTAACGGCACAAAAAGGCCCACCACGCTAGGCGAAAAAACAAATCCTCCCGTCCCCCCTCTGCCCCCTCTGCGGTGTCCGTGTCTCCGTTTCGAATTTTCTTTTCAAATCTCGTCCCCCCTTCACCTCCGCCTCTTCTTCTCCCCCCTGCTCCGACCTTCCATTTCCGACAATCACTCCCCGGGATCCCGCCGCACCAATCCCCAAACCCTCGACCGCGGCGGCGACGACTGAGCGAGCTCGCCGCAGGATTCTCTCGACGCCGCCATGGGCTGCTTCCTCTCGTGCTTCCGCGGCCGCCCCGACCCGGCCAGCCGGGCCCTCCACGTACGCTCACCCCCACCCCCTGCGATCTCGTCTTCCCTGGACCCCTCGTCTCCGATCCGCGTGCCGATGATCTGTTTCTCCGGGTGTTTCTCCCCTGCAGGATCCGCTCGTGCGCAAGACCCGGCTCGGGGACGCCTTCCTGGACGACCACCACGACGACGGCACGGCGAGTGAGTTTCTGAATCTCCCGTTGCGCCGATCGGATCCGATTCGATCTGCTGATGATGGTGACGGACTGCTGATTGCGTGTTGTTTTGTTTTCAGAGCTTGAGGAGAGCCGGACGCCGAAGGAGGGTCTCGGGAACGACGGAGGGGTCGACGACGACCTCAGGCGAGAGGTACCGAGATCGGCTGCAAAGCGCTTTCCTGTTTCTGTGTTTTTTTAACTGTGCGCAGCTCCGTCGGTATTCAGGCCGTGTTGCCGGTGGGTGGCAGGGAAAAAAATGAATTGGTTGATGCTTACGTTTTGACTTTGACACGTCTGCACTGTCGATGTGGCCTTCATGGATAGACTGTCAAGTCTGTACCTGCTAATCTGCTATGTCTAGACAAACTTTGTAGTTAGAAAGTTGTTCTGCAATTGCCAAGGGGGCCTTCTTAGTACCTAGGATTGGCTGTTAAGTCTGCACTGCACTTTACTAGAATGGAAATCGATGAACTTTATAGTTAGAAGGTCGTTCTGCAATTGCCAAGGGGCCTTCTTAGTACCTAGGGTTGGCTGTTAAGTCTGCACTGCACTTTACCAGAATGGAAATTGTGCTGCTGCCCTAGCAGCAAAATGTCGTAACGTTCTCCTTCCATGCATTCTTTGGTTTCGGGAATGTATGGCAGTTGgcttttttgtttttaaattttaAATCTAAAATTCATCTCCTCAATATGCCATGTTCAGTTGGTGTTAGTTTTGTCATTTGGGCTAACTACTATGCTCCGCACTGTTTAATGTTCAGTGAAATGTGTAAAGTATGCACCTGTGGCAACAAAAATACCATCTACCTTTTAAATACCTTTTAACCTTTTTGCTTGTGGAGACACATCTAGTTGTTGGCCGAATAGGACACGATTTGCGGATTTGAAACCCTTGCTTAGACCATTTTCAGTGGGCGTGCCATAAAAATTTCCACGATAAGTACACTGCAAGTCTAGCAGATGCTAGTTATCACATTTGCTGAAGTCAATGTGCGCTGATTTCAAAATTAAATATTGACTTTTTAGATCCCATCTGAACTTTTAGACTTTGCAAAAATATATGGAAAGATCATGCTGTAAAATGCACAACCTTCTAAAGATTTTGTTGTATATGTCGCATAGGTAGTTCTGAATAATAGAGTTATCAATTAGTGTTCAAATGTATTGCTTGCCTTTCCCCATCAGGCTAAGGCTTTGCTGAAGTCTGTGTGCACTGTCAAGATTAAATCTTGCTCTTTTTCAATTCCACTTCAACCTTTTGTCTTTGGAGAATTATATCAAGGACCATGCTATACAATGTATAACCTCATAAAGGTTTTTCGTATGCATTGTTTATGTAGTTTAGAATATTATAATGGTTAGTTATTGTTGAAATATATTGTCCATCTTTTCCACATATGCATTTGGGCAAGGTTGTTATGTGCATGCAACTTAATACGATATCATGGCCAACAGGTCAACATTTCAAATTTTCAACACCCTGCCAACGCACTTTCTGAATAGTTGTAACCTACGTCGATCTCAAGTCCAAGGATGAGAACAGACTAGACGTGAGAGGAAGTGGTGAAATATATTATCTGCCTTTCTCCATCAGCTTAAAGCCTTAAACTTCGGAGAGGTGGTTAGGTCCATGCAATTCAATAATTATGATTACAATCTTCAGATGTAGGCCAAGTCTAACTGGTTCTCAAATTTCAGGTCTATGCAGTTCAATAGTTAGGATTATAATCTTCAGATATAGTCCAAGTCTTACTGGTTAGCAGATTTTGGCATAGTTAGCACCAACCAATTACAATGAAAAAGTTCTGTAATGCTCATTTGCTTGATATTTCTACATTTATCTCTGCACTGCATACTGATAGATATTGTTACACTTCACTGTTGCAATTCCGTGTTATCTTTTAAATCTTGGCACTCTAAATTATACTAGTAACAAATTCTGACGATGTTTTCATGGAATTCCACTATTATACCAGGCAAATTATCTTAAATCTTGTGGCGCAATATCAGAAACCCCTCCCGAAATTCTGAAAGCATCAAACCAAGTCGAAGAGCGAGAAATTAACGAGGTGTCGTCGTATTGAGTTTGTCTTTGTGATCTTCTTTTCATAAAAATCACTGTCTGACATCTTTTTTCTTACACCCAGTGCAATGAGACGTCCAACAATGCACAGGAGACTAAAGAGGCCCTGGTGTCTGAAATTAAGGATTACTTGTCTGAGGGGTAAAGAACTACTGTACCATCTATCTCCATGATTATTATTTTTTGAACAAGATCATCATGAATGTTGTGATCCTGTAAACTACAGTAGTAAGGTGACGACTACTGTTAGCTGGTCTGAAAACCAATTTtgctgtttctttccaataaaacaGGTTCAACTCCGACGGGCACGATGGTGCTGTGAAGCATGATCAGGACACCGACGAAGGCACTGACGACCATGTCACTGAGGTTGAATCAGCGGCGAGATCATCGTCGCAGGAAAGGTCCTCAGGCCAGATCATCAGGAACCAGAATCCTGATCCTAGCGACTCGCCTTTCCCCACCCCTCTGGTTCTGAGGGACGACATCCAGACCCCTGGATTCACCACACACCAGGGGAACTTCAAGCCCGGGAAGCGCGGGAGGGCCAGCAAGCAGTTCCTGTACCCCGTCCTGCGACCCATCGAGAACAAGCTGCAGTGGACGGAGCTGAGAGACGAGTCCTCCTCCCCCGTGGTCGCCTCTCACCCTCCCAAAAGAAGGTACCTGTCTGCAGATTCCACCGAGAACGAGAAGCCCCATCAGCAAACCCTTCCAGGCTCAGTGAATGCAGACGCAGCGCTATCATCAGAGTCTGCGCCATTTCTGTTCCATGGCGGCTGGAAAGCGCAGCACGCCGAAGAAGAGGCGTGTCCAGAGGATGAGAACGTCAACCAGCAGCAGcttgtgggcggcggcggcgtcggagaGCTGCTGAGCAAGAGCTCGGAGAACGGGAAGCATGGCGTGGCCAGCCTGTCCTGCTGGCTCAAGACTACGTGTGCGGATGGTGAGGGTGAGGGCCAGACTGGACGGCAGCTGGGCTTCGGGAGCGTCGATCTCAGCGACGTGCCCGTCTTTGTGGCCTCTGGGCTGAACTGGGACAACGAGAACAACCCTACCCCGATGCTGCCCAAGGCCTGGGACGGCAACGGGATCCCCAACACCACCACCAAGTACAAAGAGGTGCGCATTTTCCCTCTAATCTTCCTCGCTTTCACGGTTATCTGTATGTAACTTACGAGCCGTTGTACGTGATTGGATGTTCTCAGGACCAGAGGGTGAACTGGCATGCCACGCCTTTCGAGGAGAGATTGATGAAAGTTTTGTCCGATGAGAAACCACACCATCAGAGGTACATACTCCTGCATTACATTTTCCTGTTAGCGCTTTCAGCAGATATATCTATCAGAGGAGCTAACATGAACATGATGAATGATTGCGACTGTGCCAGGAAAATCAGTGGGAAGCTGATCCACCTGGAGGAAGACGCGGTAGAGAGCCCGGCAAGTGCGACTGCTTCCTCATGATCGGCAGTACGAGAGGGTCCAGTGTTTGGCCAGTCCGGCCCGAGCCACCTCTTGCTGCAGCAGTGTCTGAAGCTGTCTGAAACTGAACTAGTGCTGCTACATTCTTGTTCGCTGAAGCATTTTGCTTGCGCCTCCGTG from Triticum dicoccoides isolate Atlit2015 ecotype Zavitan chromosome 6A, WEW_v2.0, whole genome shotgun sequence encodes:
- the LOC119315868 gene encoding protein JASON-like, producing the protein MGCFLSCFRGRPDPASRALHDPLVRKTRLGDAFLDDHHDDGTAKLEESRTPKEGLGNDGGVDDDLRREANYLKSCGAISETPPEILKASNQVEEREINECNETSNNAQETKEALVSEIKDYLSEGFNSDGHDGAVKHDQDTDEGTDDHVTEVESAARSSSQERSSGQIIRNQNPDPSDSPFPTPLVLRDDIQTPGFTTHQGNFKPGKRGRASKQFLYPVLRPIENKLQWTELRDESSSPVVASHPPKRRYLSADSTENEKPHQQTLPGSVNADAALSSESAPFLFHGGWKAQHAEEEACPEDENVNQQQLVGGGGVGELLSKSSENGKHGVASLSCWLKTTCADGEGEGQTGRQLGFGSVDLSDVPVFVASGLNWDNENNPTPMLPKAWDGNGIPNTTTKYKEDQRVNWHATPFEERLMKVLSDEKPHHQRKISGKLIHLEEDAVESPASATASS